The following nucleotide sequence is from Alphaproteobacteria bacterium.
ATCGAATCAGCATACCGCGTTGCTGGTCAGCGAAGAATTTTTAAAGCGGTAGGAGAGAAGTATGAGTAACTTTTCCAATCTCAGCAGGCGCGGTTTTTTAAAAATTGGCGGCGCATGCGCTGGATTAGCGGTCACGGCCGGTATGCCGGAATTATCCTATGCCACTGTGCCGGGAAACAAAATATTTGTTTTTGTCATGCAAAATGGCGGACCAGACGCGTTGGATTATGTATGTCCATTCAATGATTCGATTTACCGCAACGAACGCCCGGTTTTGCGCCGATCCGCGCCAGGAATCGACGCCAGTTCAGTATTGGATATCAATCACGGTTATTATGGGCTAAGTCCGAATCTTGGATCGATGCGTAATTTATATATGTCTGGAAAGGTTGGATTTTTCCACTCTGTCGCATTTAGCGATTCGCAAGTGCATGGAGGATCGCATTTTGCCGCCACAAACGATATGGTCAGAGGGGCGCCCAATGACAGCGCTGTACGCACAGGATGGGTTAATCGTTTGATGCAGGTGTTGGGCGGTGCAACAGGCATGTCGATGGCGGAATCCAATCGCTCTATGCCATTTCTCGATGGCAGCGGAAATGTTCTAACCTATCAGGCGCCGGGACCCGCGACCGACGTTGGTCTTGTTAATATGATGCGCGAACTATACAGCCCTCTAAGCGGATTAAGCGATTTGTTGCAGCAAGGTTATTCTCAGGACATGGTACTTAGCTCTTCTTTGGCTGGTCATGAAAACCTGACGAATGCCCCGCGCATTAATGATATGTGCAATGCTTTGCGGGAAAGAATGGCGCTGGCCGCATATATGGCGATTGCCGGTGTTGCAAATTGTTTTGTTCTGCGGGGCGATGGCAATGATACCCATAATGGCGCGGTGGTAGCGCAATGGGCCCGCGCTTATGCCGACGGGATGGCTGCTTTTCACGCGATCATGGAAGGCGCCGGCCGTTCCAACGATTATTTGGTGGTAACTGGCGGTGAATTCGGCCGGACAGTAAATGAAAGCGATAACGGCACGCAACACGGCGATGGTGGCTTGATGACGGTAATGTCCGGCAATTCAACCCTAATGGCTGGGATTGGCGGTCAGGTTTTACCGGGACAATTAAACTTGAATCAGCGCTCCATCAATAATTCTATGCGGCCGACAGTATATGCTTATGACATTATACGAGGCTTATTGCGCGCGTTTTATGGTTTAACCAATGCAGAAGCGATGCAAGTATTTCCAAACCGTATAATTAGCAATGTTGGAGGCAATGCCTAAATTTTTAAAATAACCAAGAGAAGCGAGGGAGAAAAAAAGCCGCCCATATGGGGCGGCTTTTTTGTTGAAAGTTCTGGAAATCCTAAGCAACCAATTTTAAGTTGGCTGCGGCTGGTTTACCTTTTTGGGTTACGATTTCATAACTGATTTTTTGGCCTTCGTTCAAGTTTTTCAAGCCAGCTTGTTCCACCGCCGTAATGTGAACGAAAACATCTTTCGATCCATCTTCCGGTTGAATGAAACCAAAGCCTTTATTTGGATTGAACCATTTTACGGTACCGTTAGGCATTTAACACTCCATAGTAAGTTATCGAAAGCTTTGAACTACAAGCTGAGTAAATGCCGAAGCAAACACGTAAGCCAAAAAGGTAGTCAAGCGATACGGAATAATACTCCAATGCCGAATTTTGTCAAATCGCCGGCTTATTAACCTTTTGGCGCCGATAGAGCAGCAGCAATACAAACCCGTTATTCAAAATCACCAGCGATGCAGGATATAAAGCAGTGGTCCAATTAAATATTTCTAACGCCATCAAGGCCGGAATAAATTTCAAACCCGCTATCAAATAACTTAGCAATGGTTCCGCCCATGGCGAACTCCAAGATTTACGGAAAGTCGGATAAAATCCCAATGCATCGACTGCGGTTACAATAATTATCGACCATAATGGATCGTCCGTTAAATACCATGCTATCAAAGATAGAACAGCCGCAATCAATGCCATCAAGTCGGTTTTGGTAATGTTTTTTTCGCCAATTATTAAACTGATAACGGCAATAATGCAGCAACTGAACGCTGTGAATCCCATTGCCCACGCGCCGGGACCGGCGCCGCTTACTACTTGTGCGGCAAACGCGATAATGGTCAATGCGCCCCAAATCAGCCAGGTGAAAAAATGCGGCCGGGTGGTTTTTTGCCATAATCCAAAGAAATAAAGTCCCGTTCCCAGAACACCCATTCCAACCGACAAGGCGCCTAAAATTTCTTTATCGATCATCGCTTGCCTATAGCATAAAACTGGCGCTATAAAAACCGCTATGAATGCAACCGCATTAACATTGAAAGATTTCGACTTTGATTTGCCGCAAGACCGGATCGCGTCGCGTCCGATTTCACCGCGCGATACTGCGAAATTGCTGGTGGTTAAAGATGGCGGATTGATGGATCGGCAGGTGTGCGATTTGCCGCAATTATTGCGCGCGGGCGATTTGCTGGTATTCAACGATACCAAGGTTATTCCCGCCCGGTTGATCGGCGATTGCAATGGCAGGAAAATAGAAGTGTTGTTGCATCGGCCGTCCGCCGGCAATTGGCAAGCCATGGCGCGGCCAGCGAAAAAACTGCGCCTGGGCGATACGATTGTTTTCGGCAAGGATTTCAGCGCCGAAGTGCGCGCCAAAGATCCGGAACAAGGTTTTGTTTATCTGCGGCTTTTGGCGAAACGCGACGATATTATGGGCGCGCTGGCGCAATATGGGCATATTCCGATTCCGCCATATTTCAATCGTGAAGATGACGAGCAGGATAAGCGCGATTATCAAACGATTTTCGCCAAATCCGAAGGCGCTGTGGCCGCGCCAACGGCCGGGCTGCATTTCACGGAATCATTATTGAATAATTTAAAACAATCCGGCATCGATCATGCGTTTGTTACATTGCATGTCGGCGCCGGGACTTTTGCGCCGGTTCGCGCGGAAAAATTATCCGACCACGTCATGCATGCGGAATGGTATGACGTGTCGCCGAAAACCGCGGATAAGATCAGTGAAGTCAAAAAAAATGGCGGACGTGTTGTCGCGATTGGAACCACAGTGGCACGGTCGCTGGAATCGGCCGGATCTCGCGGAGAAATCGCGGCGCGCCAGGGCGAAACGCAAATCTTCATCACGCCGGGCTATTCATTTAAAATTGTCGATATTCTATTCACCAATTTTCACTTGCCGCAATCGACTTTGCTGATGTTGGTGTCGGCCTTTGCGGGAATGGAAACCATTAAAAATGCATATGCGCATGCTATCGC
It contains:
- a CDS encoding DUF1501 domain-containing protein — its product is MSNFSNLSRRGFLKIGGACAGLAVTAGMPELSYATVPGNKIFVFVMQNGGPDALDYVCPFNDSIYRNERPVLRRSAPGIDASSVLDINHGYYGLSPNLGSMRNLYMSGKVGFFHSVAFSDSQVHGGSHFAATNDMVRGAPNDSAVRTGWVNRLMQVLGGATGMSMAESNRSMPFLDGSGNVLTYQAPGPATDVGLVNMMRELYSPLSGLSDLLQQGYSQDMVLSSSLAGHENLTNAPRINDMCNALRERMALAAYMAIAGVANCFVLRGDGNDTHNGAVVAQWARAYADGMAAFHAIMEGAGRSNDYLVVTGGEFGRTVNESDNGTQHGDGGLMTVMSGNSTLMAGIGGQVLPGQLNLNQRSINNSMRPTVYAYDIIRGLLRAFYGLTNAEAMQVFPNRIISNVGGNA
- a CDS encoding cold-shock protein, with the protein product MPNGTVKWFNPNKGFGFIQPEDGSKDVFVHITAVEQAGLKNLNEGQKISYEIVTQKGKPAAANLKLVA
- the queA gene encoding tRNA preQ1(34) S-adenosylmethionine ribosyltransferase-isomerase QueA yields the protein MNATALTLKDFDFDLPQDRIASRPISPRDTAKLLVVKDGGLMDRQVCDLPQLLRAGDLLVFNDTKVIPARLIGDCNGRKIEVLLHRPSAGNWQAMARPAKKLRLGDTIVFGKDFSAEVRAKDPEQGFVYLRLLAKRDDIMGALAQYGHIPIPPYFNREDDEQDKRDYQTIFAKSEGAVAAPTAGLHFTESLLNNLKQSGIDHAFVTLHVGAGTFAPVRAEKLSDHVMHAEWYDVSPKTADKISEVKKNGGRVVAIGTTVARSLESAGSRGEIAARQGETQIFITPGYSFKIVDILFTNFHLPQSTLLMLVSAFAGMETIKNAYAHAIANQYRFYSYGDACLLFPGK